TAAAGTGTTTTGCAGCCAAGCCAGACCGTGGAGCTAAGAAACAAGGAGACATTGGTTATTTAAAGTGGGAAGGGCTATGCTAGATATAGCTGATGCAATTTAAGCATGTCATTCTCTTCACCTATCATATCGACATCTTCATCTTAACTTTAGcacatcattttaaattaaagaatatattcaTCATACTGTATTACCAAAGTTGGAAATAATAGTTTAGAAAAATtctagggctgggcgcggtggctcacgcctataatcccagcactttgggaggccgaagcgggtggatcacgaggtcaagagatcgagaccatcttggtcaacaaggtgaaaccccgtctctactaaaaatacaaaaattagccgggcatggtggtgcacgcctgtagtcccagctactcgggaggctgaggcaggagaactgcttgaacccaggaggcggaagttgcggtgagtagagattgtgccattgcactccagcctgggtaacaacagcgaaactctgtctcaaaaaaagaaaaattctaaaaggtTTTAATTCAAAACTAACAAACCACTCCCATGTGACTTCAACGGAGAATTTCTGGTGGTGTAGACATGGGAGAACAATTACTAGAATTAAAGCTGAAAGGTGAGGAAGCTGGAACAACTGAAGCCTGCTCTTTCAAGAAGTTTAGCCTCAAAGGGGAACAAAGAGGAATGTGGCTGGCAGGAACACAGTACCGAGGAAGAAgacttcagttttttttgttttgcttttgttttgttttgtttttttgtgggtttattttattttttgtcagagatagagagtcagagagagaaagcgtgagagagagaggcagagagtcAGAGAAGAGAGTcagtgtcagagagagagagtgtcagagagagagagagtcagagagagagagcgtgagaGAGAGGCGGAGAGTCAGagaagagagtcagagagagtgtcagagagagtgagtgagagagagagagagaatcagagagaCCGAGAAAGAGACAGAAGTAGTAGAGTCGAACTTTGGTTTTAAGATGGGATACCACAACATGTACAACGTAGACAGGAAGGGAGAcgaagaagggagaagggaacaaATCTAACCAAATTGCAGAGCACATTCTAGAACTTGAGACCCCACTATTCATGATTCAGATGCCAAAAGACATGCCTGTAGGAAACATATGAACCAGAGTAAGATAAATGGGCTAATATCAGTTAAGTAAAATACCAAAAACCAAGTCTATTTGGTTGAATGTTAGCATACTTTTTAatcctaaaaaatgaaaaaaagagctAAGTTTATACCTTATACTTGCTGACCCAAGCATCACACCTGTAATTAATTATCCTAActtctagtattttattttagaataatttaaatcAGGCACTTTGTCAGTAATGCTGCCTCTTTCTGAAACGACCTTTATTTCACTCCATCTTCGGCCCCTTCCCCTGAAAAGAGtcttaaaaatgcaattaatgATGCCCATCTTAGATAACAAGATGAGAGCCCATCTTGTTATCTTTAAGGAGCTGAAGTACTGGCAGTTTCCCCACTCATGGCTAGTAAGATAGTGCCAGCCTAGCTCCGTTTCCCACAGGAGGGTGTCACAGTTCCACGGGCTCCTTTATATTTACTCTGAAGTTAGTCAAAAAGAACTTACGCTCTTGCAAAGAACTCTGGTAACAACTGATCCACTCCAGAAAAATCAAAACTGTTGACTGGTACACCATTTTGTCCTAGCTCCTTCCAATCCCTCTAGAACACTGAAGAGTATTCCTTACCCTAACCCCATGGCCAAACAAGAAAAGGTTAAATAGGCTTACACACTCTAGGACCACAACAAGGTTATAAGTTTTACTCTCATAATATAAAACGTCTTGTTCTCAGAACAACCTCCTAGCCCAATGTGAACCTAAAAGCTCcagtgaggaaggagaaaaataaaaggatcaaAAAGAGGCAAAGCAGAGATGTAAATGAAGCCTTTCAAACAGTGCATTTGCTATCACAAATGGGGACACAGCCCAAGCAGTATTACCTGCTTATTACCCCAAATGAAACATGAAGAATGTATCACAAAGGAGAGCTTGACAAATAGTACCTGTTTCTTAAATGACTTACCTACTCTTCCATAACACCCAGAAGGAAGCGctatctgtatgtctgttttcacAAGAGCTTTCTCCATAGGTGGTATTGTGTAATCATAGGCActaagaaaatattgaaagaaagtAAATGCAAATCTACTTATAAAACcggttttatattttgtttgtgaCCAAGCATATAAAATTGCtttcaatatatttaatgaattaatgcAAATTTAGTTTCTAAAATCAACCTTGCTAAGAATTCCCAATTCATCTTAAAAGTTTATGAAGAAGGCAGAGgtagctattttcttttattaaaatgacaGCTTTAGATAAAATAATTCTCTGTAATTTTGATGGTGTGAAGAGACGCCAACATTGTAAATATTTGTCCCTGAACAGAAGTttttttgggaaactgaggtactTATTAGCATGAAGGGGCACAAAGGCATACTTTGAAAAGGTGGATGCTTTACTACCatagtttgaaaagaaaaaaaaatgaagaaagaaccaAGAAAAAAGGCCAAATACTGGCCAACAATAGCTATCATTAAGcctttactatgtgccaggcacagttctaattggtttatatatatatattaactcattttattctcacaatCATCTACGTGATTAGGGAAAATctgcagaaggaaaggagaaaaagggtGGACAAAATAAGAACGATAAAGAACTGTGTTGTATCTGTCAGGCTGGGTTCGATAGTTTACCAAGCTTAAGCCATGAACTTCCTGGCTGAAGGAGAGAGCTGATCTCTGTGAACAGCACGTGGAGATAGCTCTTGCTAAGGAACGGAATTCCTCAAACAGCAAATGCTGCCATTCTTGCTATTACTGTGGCCCTCTCCGGGGTAGAAAATTAAGAGATTTTACAATGAGCAGACCGAAAGTTTACCTTGGGGACCTTAATGAAGTCTGGTAAAGTAGTACTACACTTCCCCTTCTTTCACTGAAATCCCTCTTCAAATAGTTAAGCCCTAATTTATTATAGAGATACATTATTTCCATGTCAATTTCAGGACAGAGAGTCACCTGTGTTTATCAGGAAACAAGTATCTTAAAAAGGACTCCCCTAGGACTCACAAAAGTGCTCCAAGATATACTTCGGAAAGATCTAGTCAAACTACATCACACTACTTTTACTCATTAAAATTAAGAGACTGTACAGTTTTTCCAGCTACAATTGTCCATCCCTAATTTCCCTCTCCATTCTTTTCTGCTGCTATCATCACGcactcctttctctcctcccgTGTTTAGACCAATAGCTCTCATGTTCAAATTACctgagataatttaaaataaatcccaGTGCTGGGGATTTAGTGATATAATAAACTCTCCTCCTCTTTCAGCATTACTTTTCACCTACCTTAATGGTTCTAAGAACTGGGTACGGtggtcaaattttttttaaaaagcccgaAATTCAGGGTGAAAAATATTCTATTATCTTGAAACCTCTGGGCAGATCAATTCAGCTCTTCACAAACTCCCACCTGTGTAAAACGTAACACTAATCTACTTAaggattgttgtgaggactaaataGCAAACGGGAAAGTTTATGGTACAGGTAAAACCTGCTGCAGAGATGAAAGTGTGGTAGTATTACAGGCAGCTCTGCCTTTCCTATTCGGAAGTCTTTTGAAATTCCGCCCTGGGGCCAGATGAATGCATAGAAAATAGCTCTTTAAGGCAGATGCATGCTTAATTCTATTCTTAGGTATTTTCACGCTCACATCCAGGCTCTCACCTCGGCTTTTCTACTGAGCACAGCATCACCCTCAGGCCACTCAGAAGCCACCCCGTGCCTTCCCAATCTCTACCTTCCATTTTGGAAGGGTTTGTTGCAAAGTAACGTCTTGGTAGACACTGTATAGCTCTCTTACTTATTCTGCACTCTGCCGAAATCTCTATGCCAAAGATGAAAGCTAAAACATTCGACATGAAGAAAGGCAGAAGTCCTTTTTACAGCTAGCGTGTTCCTGCCATCCCTTTGGTGACTTTCTCGCTGAGGCTGCGGATGGCcggccctccccagcctcctcgcTCGGCACTGCCCGCTCACCTGTACAGGTCGTAGCCCGCGGCCCGCGCCGAGCCCCGCGTGGGGGCCGTGGCGTGCTCGGAGAGCCTGGCAAAGCGGAGCTGCATGCCACCCTCCTCTGCGGGCCGGGCCCGCTTGCTGGGTGAAACGGGTGTCTCTTCAGAGGAGGGCATGGCACAGCCAGAAGGCGAACGCGGAGAACGCCCGGGAAACAAGAAAACGTTAAGATAAGCGGCGTCGCAGGAAACTCGCCCAAACCAAAATTTCCCGCTagctcctccccacccaccgcccCCTGCGGGACGAGTCCACCGTTCTggctgggaggggaggcaggattCACATTGTGGGCTAGAAGCCCTTCTCGGAAAGCAAGTTTGGGTTCGGAAACTACCAGGTCCCAGTCAACGTTCCACATTCAGCGCGCGAAGCCGACGTTGGGGGCAGCTCCTGGGGCATCGCGCTCACACTAGAAAGCGGCCCCCTCCGTCAGGGGACCCGAATGGACTCCCCCTGCGCGCACGGAGGCCGCTCACcgccctccttcccccaccctctcTAGCCGGAGGATTTCCTTCCGGGCTGCCGGGGCCTCTCGCACGCCTCTCTCCTCCCCCGCCAGGGCGCCAGGCGCCCGCGCCCCCGACTGTACTGGCTCCGCGGCAGCCTCGGCTCAGGCGGCCGGCGCTGGACAGCGGCTGGGGCGTCCCGTGTTGCGCGGCGCGGCCGAGGGGCGGGCCCGGCCCGGAGAGTCCCCCGGCCTCGGCCCTCTGCCGTGCGCCTCGCGCGCTTTGCATCGCCGAGCGAAGCAGAGACGGCAGGAAATGGTGGCACAGCGCGGGGCGGGGGCAGAGAGGAGTCATTTCCCCCGAAGTTTGGGCTGGTTGGCTCCTCGGCACCTCCGGACGTGCGCCTGGCTT
The sequence above is a segment of the Saimiri boliviensis isolate mSaiBol1 chromosome 2, mSaiBol1.pri, whole genome shotgun sequence genome. Coding sequences within it:
- the DUT gene encoding deoxyuridine 5'-triphosphate nucleotidohydrolase, mitochondrial isoform X1 — protein: MKTRANRNGAKRRRQREAAARPRMPRTPSSCSPGSCARPGRRLPTPLGGERFRGHVPGTRGSSGGKPGARPEVPRSQPAQTSGEMTPLCPRPALCHHFLPSLLRSAMQSARGARQRAEAGGLSGPGPPLGRAAQHGTPQPLSSAGRLSRGCRGAKTPVSPSKRARPAEEGGMQLRFARLSEHATAPTRGSARAAGYDLYSAYDYTIPPMEKALVKTDIQIALPSGCYGRVAPRSGLAAKHFIDVGAGVIDEDYRGNVGVVLFNFGKEKFEVKKGDRIAQLICERIFYPEIEEVQALDDTERGSGGFGSTGKN
- the DUT gene encoding deoxyuridine 5'-triphosphate nucleotidohydrolase, mitochondrial isoform X2, translated to MKTRANRNGAKRRRQREAAARPRMPRTPSSCSPGSCARPGRRLPTPLGGERFRGHVPGTRGSSGGKPGARPEVPRSQPAQTSGEMTPLCPRPALCHHFLPSLLRSAMQSARGARQRAEAGGLSGPGPPLGRAAQHGTPQPLSSAGRLSRGCRGAKTPVSPSKRARPAEEGGMQLRFARLSEHATAPTRGSARAAGYDLYSAYDYTIPPMEKALVKTDIQIALPSGCYGRVAGVIDEDYRGNVGVVLFNFGKEKFEVKKGDRIAQLICERIFYPEIEEVQALDDTERGSGGFGSTGKN
- the DUT gene encoding deoxyuridine 5'-triphosphate nucleotidohydrolase, mitochondrial isoform X4, whose amino-acid sequence is MAAGGAAPETPVSPSKRARPAEEGGMQLRFARLSEHATAPTRGSARAAGYDLYSAYDYTIPPMEKALVKTDIQIALPSGCYGRVAPRSGLAAKHFIDVGAGVIDEDYRGNVGVVLFNFGKEKFEVKKGDRIAQLICERIFYPEIEEVQALDDTERGSGGFGSTGKN